The Prionailurus viverrinus isolate Anna chromosome B2, UM_Priviv_1.0, whole genome shotgun sequence genome contains the following window.
GGCACTAGAAGTGAGCCTTCCCTCTCCTCAGTgcccctgcctgtcccctgcgcagagcctgacccagatggagagggagaagatCGTCTGGGAGTTTGAGCAGCTCTATCACTCCTTGAAGGAACATGAGTACCGCCTCCTGGCCCGTCTGGAGGAGCTGGACCTGGCCATCTACAACAGCATCAATGGCGCCATCACCCAGTTCTCCTGCAACATCTCCCACTTGAGTGGCCTGATTGCCCAGCtggaggagaagcagcagcagcccaCCAGGGAGCTACTGCAGGTAAGCGTCAGCGCACCTGTCCACACGGCCCGCAGGGAGCTCAGTGGACAAGTGCTGTGATCACAGGCAAGGTTCttggcttctctgggcctcagtgacCCGATCTCCTGGTGGAAGGAGGGCTTGGGCCCACATGCCCTGTAAAGACCACCTCCGTGCAGTATCTCGTCATTTtcacgtgcacacacgtgtgggCACAGCCAGCAAACGGTCGGCACTGGAGCCGGGGCCATTGGCCCAAGCCGCCCTGGGAGTCGAGCCTGGGGTAGGGCCTGTGATACGGCTGGGTGGCCCCCCAACCCAGCCAGACCAGGACAGAGCTGGTGTTCACTCTGTGCGTGTGGATAGTCTGCTCTGGGTCAGGCCCTGGTCCAGGCACGGGGTGAATGGTGCAGGGGCTCTGCTGAAATTCATCTCGTGTGGAGGTCGGACAACAAAGGAGTGAACAGCGATAGAAGAGATGTTGATAAACGCCGTTAAAAGGGAGATGATGGCCCAGGTCAAGGGTCAGCAAAGTGCTCCCCTCCTGTTTTTCTGTGGCCTGCGGGCCCAGTGTGGTTTTTACACTTGTAAGTGATTGGAAACCATCAGAGTTTTATTTTGTGGAGcgtgaaattatataaaattctaactCCGTCGTGTGCGTGCTGTCGGCACGAAGCCACACAGTGCATTGTTGCTTTTCCACTGCCAGAGCAGAGGGTGCACCTGTGAGACCCACACGGCTCGCAAAAGCAGAACAGCGTGCCGTGTGGCCTTTGAGAGCTAGTGTCTGACTCCTGCTTTAGGATAAGAAGGCCTAGCCTTGAACCTTAATGAGCACCGGTATTTCATCGCCAGGGAGCAAAGGAGGACTTTGCAGAGGGAACACGTGGCCAGCGTGTGTGGCAGAACGTgaccaggaggagggagggggacagcagGGTCCCACGCAGTCGAGGGCTGACATCCACTTGGTTTAAAGCTGTGGGCACCACAGATGCTCTTCTGTAGGAACACTGGACAGTGTGGGGCAGGACCCACGTTGGGGACAGTGGTCACTGGCAGGGTGAGGGACACCACAGGGGCGGGTGAGTATGTCGAGGAGTAAGACCATGAGGAGAGGCAAGAAAGTACTcggaggtggggtggggtcgTGGGGCTTTGCAGGGAGGGGATGCTTAAAGAAACGAGGTAAACAAGCAGAGTCTGCTGTAAGGATGCGGGTCGGGAACATCACTGAGGCTGTAAATCACGGCTGTCTGCCtgagagggagggcagaagggaaggaggaccGATGTGTGCATAGGAGTTAGTTCAGGAAGATCTTTAGGGGGAcaggagggtgaggggaggatGCAGGCAGGGTGAGGCTGGGCAGGCGACCCTGGTGTCTCTTGTTCTCTTGACTTTGGAAAGCAGGATCCTCTATTGTTACCGAGCAGGAGTTTGGGAAAATGTGGGCTTTGGAGAATGGGGGGAaggttttaaataattgtttcagAGTCTGGGAAGACCAGGTGCTTTGTGAGACATGGGAGGGTCACTCGGTCAGGGAACGTCAGTTTATACTGGGGCCAGTCTGCCCTGTCGTGTGACATTTCTCTGAGACCACGACTGCTGGGGTACAGGCCCAGGGGAAGTTGGAATTTGCGTGTATCCAGGATTAGGGCTTTATAAGGTGGAGTGGAGAGGTTTTTTTCGTTTTATTGGGAGAAAATTTACATAAGTTCATCATttcaaccatttctttttttttttagttttttttatttttaatgtgtatttatttttgagagagagacagagtgtgagtggaggacgggcagagagagagaaccacagaatccgaagcagggtccaggctctgagctttcagcacagagcccgacgcagggctcgaacccacggaccatgagatcatgacctgagcttaacagagtcacccaggtgcccccatttcaaCCACTTCCGAGTGTAGGACTcatgggggcacatgggtggctcagttggtcaaggatctgactcttggtttcagctcagatcatgatctctgggtcataggatcaagccctctatcaggctgagtgtggagcctgcttgggattctctctctctctctctctctctctctctctttctctctttctctctttatctctttctctctcccctcctcctcctcctccactgcttgcactcactctcaaaaaaaaaaaaaagtgtacattCAGCAGTATTTAGTAAACTCACAGTATTGTTCGATCATCACAACTCTGTAGTTCGGGAAGGCTTTCATCATCTCAGAAGGAAACCTTGTATCCATCCGTTGAACAGTCACTCGGTTCTACCCACTGGCGACCGTGTCTCATGGGTTTGCCTGTTAGAGTCCGGCACCCGGAGGCCTTTTGTCTGACTCCTTTCACTCACAAACCTTATTCTCGGTTCAGCTGTGTCAGTGCTACATTTGCTTTCGCGGCTGGGTAACGTTCCACTGTGCGGATACGCAGCGTGTTATGTTTCCTCGTGTGGTATTCCGTCCGTGAGTTGGCGGACGTTTGGCGATTGTGAATGGCGCTCTGAACGGCAGCGCCTGACTCGCTTCCCTCCTGGTTGCATCATGTGATCAGGGGCCACGTTCCGGTCTGAGTggatgtgctgccaaagtgagcgcTCGgcgttttaaaaattatcattactTAAGGCCGATGATACTTGCGAGGACATTTTTGAAAGGATGGATCTGTTGAAGAAAAGGGCCGTGGacatggaggagggagagggtctTGATCACGACCAGAGTGGCTACGGTGGACAGCATGGGAAAAGTGGGCTGAATCTTACTTCACAGGGAATTGTTAGAAGCATTCCCCGTGAGGTCAGGGACAGGACAAGATGCCCGCTGTTGCCTGCCTCTACTTAACATTGTATTggaggcttttgtttgttttctcacaatttttaaaatgttttgtttattttattaacttttttttatgtttatttttgagagagagagagagacagagtgtgagtagaggaggaccagagagggagacacagaatctgaagcaggctccaggctccaagccgtcagcacagagcccaacgcggggctcgaactcacaaaccgcgaggtcatgacctgagctgaagttggacgccccaccaactgagccacccaggcgcccctaaaatgttttattttaatgttcatttatttttgatagagacagcacaagcgggggagaggtcatgacctgagctgaagttggacgccccaccaactgagccacccaggcgcccctaaaatgttttattttaatgttcatttattttttaaaaaaaaaattttttttttcaacgtttatttatttttgggacagagagagacagagcatgaacgggggaggggcagagagagagggagacacagaatcggaaacaggctccaggctctgagccatcagcccagagcctgacgcggggctcgaactcccggactgcgagatcgtgacctggctgaagtcggacgcttaaccgactgcgccacccaggcgccccaatgttcatttatttttgatagagacagcacaagcgggggaggggcagagagagagaaggagacacagaatccgacagtctccaggctctcagctgtcagcacagagcctgatgcagggctcgaactcccaaattatgagaacatgacctgaacggaaaccaagaatcggatgcttaaccgacggagacagccaggtgctcccagagTAGCAAAATTTTCCTAATTCGATATGCTGTTAGCAAAGATGTGGGAGAGAGAACTCCTATGCTGGTGGGAAGACCAAGTGTTTGGCAGTATTTAACAAAGTATGTGTGCAATTAGACCTGTACCAAGGGTCCTTGCAGGAATTTACCTAAGTATGAAAATAGGTACAAAAATGCATACACACAAAGTTACATGATGTAATATTGTAATAGCAAAGTCCTGGGAAAAACCCACCTTCCAGACTGAGACTGGCTGAATCAATTCTGCATGTGTACACGCGATGGGATAGTAGGCAGCTgtagggaagaggaaggaagatacCCATGAGACCCATGCACTGATGCAGTGTGTCCAGGAATGTGTTAAGTGAAAAAGCGCAAAATGCAGCATATGCTACTTTCTGTGGAAGAAAAAAGGTAATTGAAAATCATGTATCTGCTTATTTTTGCAGAGGAAACCATGGAAGGATAAACCAGGTGGGGGAAATGGATGGAAAGGGATAGGGTAAAAAAGTGACAGAGACTCTGGCCAAGTCTCAGTTTTTagcaccaaaataaataagaacagtgATGGATTATAGCCTATTAAAGTAAGAATATATGAGTCCCATACTAATAATAAATAGGAGGAAACTACTCTTTCCAGGAGAATGTCGATTAAGTGATATGGGAggaatttggggggcgcctgggtggctcagttggttgagtgtccggcttcatctcaggtcatgatctcaggtttgtgagtttgggccccgcgtcccgctcgctgctgtcagcacagagcccacttcagatcctctgtttctctctctctctacccctcccccactcgcactctttctctcaaaaataaacaaacatgtaaaaaataaaatgaactttgaaGCTAGAAAAGGACCAGTTAACAACCATCATAGAAGTTAATTCAGACAGTCGTTATCAGTGGATGTTAAATCTAAGGGAGGAAGTTTGAGAAAGATGGGAATAGTAACACAATTTCAAAGTATCACTTTCACATTGCTTGCTAGTTACAAGAGGAAACACAGTACCTAGCCAGTGATCAAAATATCGccagtaaggggccagggaataTCATGTGTCTTTAGGAGGATGCACCATACACTCCTCAAGGGGATACAGCCTGGATTTAATCATGAGGGGAGTGTCTGAAAGACTACAAAGGACGGGCGACATTCTGGCGTAACAACCAGGGTCAGTGTCGTGAAAGCAATGCTGGGGAGCCACTCCAGATGGAAGGTAGTGTCAGGATAGCTGAATGCGGCAAATGGTCCTGGGTTACTAGGGGGAGGGGACTAGCTGTGAGGAACTTTGTTAAGATgaacagttggggcgcctgggtggctcagttgagtgtctgacttcggctcaggtcatgatctcctggttcctgggttcgagccctgcgtcgggctctgtgctgacagctcggagcctggagctgcttcggattctgtgcctccctctctctgcccctccccacttgcactttctctctcaaaataagtcaataaacttaaaaaaaaaaaaaaaaaagatgattaggggtgcctgggtggctcagttggttaagcgtctgccttaggctcaggtcatgatctcacggttcgtgggttcaagccccgcattgggctctgtgctaccagcatggagcctggagcctgcttcagattctgtgtctccctctctctctgcccctccccggctcattctcggggcgcctgggtggtgcagtcagttaagcgtccgacttcagccaggtcacgatctcgcggtctgtgagttcgagccccgcgtcaggctctgggctgatggctcagagcctggagcctgtttccgattctgtgtctccctctctctctgcccctcccccgttcatgctctgtctctctctgtcccaaaaataaataaacgttgagaaaaaaaaaaaattaaaaaaataaaatgggaagtcACGACAGTATcttccccacatcaggctgttgGATCATTAATtggaattatgaaaaaaaaaaaaaaaaagaaaagcgaaGTTACAACTTCTCACAGTtacccttctcctttctctcgtAGGACATCGGGGACACGTTGAGCAGGTACAGTGTTCTCTCCCCCCAGTGTCCAATCGAGTGCAGGATGGCGTGTCCCTCACACTCCTAAGTCCCGAAAGGAGCCCAGAGCCTCGGAAGAATATCTTCCCCAAGTGACATGTCCTGCCCGTCTCTGGACTGAGTCACTGTGTGCAGAGAGCCACATGGACCATGGATCTTCTCAGTAAAACTCAGGAATTACTGACAAATTGTGAGGGTGAAGGATGGAATTGTGCTTGTGGTTTGTGAGGACACGTCTGGGGACCTAGTGAAGGCTCCCAGGGGCCCAGTCACTTCTTACGGGTTGCAGAGTCCTGTCCCCGACACCCCTCCTGGTTCCATGATGGGGAGAAGAGAGTGGCTCAGGGTTACATAATTACTGCCCCGTTCCGGGGATCCCGGCCTTGTCCTCATTACTCCTGGGCTGTGTCTGCAATGGGGAGTGAGGGAGAGCTCCCTGGATGCCGGGCCAGGAAGGAGCAGGGGCACCCCCGTGTGGGCAGGTGTTTGCCGGGCAGACAGTGAGGGCCAGTGGGCTGGGCCTCGGGGACACGCTGTTTGGTGCAGGGGCAGAGACTGACTTTGAAGGAGCCGGACGCTGAAGCTGCTTGACATGCTGAATGGTGAAAACCTCTGGGGGGCTGCAGCTGGGCTGTGAGGGAGCACTCCCCAGGGACCCTGAGGGAGCACTTCGGAGCCTCATGAGGGAGCACTCAAGAGCTGTGAGGGAGCACTCGGGCCCTGAGGGAGCACTCCAATAGCTGGGGCAGGGCCTCGTGCGTCCGTGGAGTGACTTGGCTGGGAGGCCATGTGGATAGAATTATGTTGGTAAAATTGCTGGTTTTGAGGAGACGGGTTAGAACGCGTCCAGTCCCAGCCACGTGGCCCCGGTGATTACGGCCCTTACTTGTTGCTTGTGCTGTTTGGTGCCACGGTCCATCCTGGCCCAACCTAGGGAAAGCAGGTCCTTCAGAGCCCAGCACCTCGTGACGTTCGTGTTTGGGTTTGGCCACGGGAAGTAGGGAACCCAATATCTCATTGGCTTAGGGCTTACACATGATACAACGTGTGTCGCCGTGTAAGAGACGTGCAGGTAGGTGGCCCGGGGCTCGTCTGCTGGTTTCCTTGCCTTCGCTCTTCTGCGGTGCCCGAGTTGTGGTCCTGGATCTTACAGTCTAAGGTGGTTGCTGGAGCGCTAGCCAGCCACACTCCTCTTAAAGCAGGCTTCTCAATGGGCACAAGACCCTTCTTCCGTCTCATTGGTCAGAACTCAGCCACAAGGTCACATCTAGACCGGGCAGCCAGGAACCCAGGAAAGCTCAGAACATGGGAGAAGGGGTATCCGGGAGGCAGTTGGCAATCGGTTTTCACCACAGACccaccaccccccaacccccacaagCAGGGAGCAGAGCGGGCACCTCTCTGAAGATGTTCTCCCCGTGTTTGGGAACCTGAGGGCACTGGGTCATTGTCCAACGTGAAGCTCAGGTCTTGGATGGAATCTGGTGCTTTCTGGCAAAGTCAGCCTTATGTTCAGTTCAGGTGAACCTTCCTGAGGACAGGCCATTTGAAAATCCCTGAGCTACGTGCTATGGGGGGTTTGGAATGAGCAAGATGTTTCTTCTGCTCTTGTCGAGAGGATCACAGTCTaggaggggagcagggaaagAGTTGTGGTGGCTGCTTTTAAAGACCGTTTGCCAATGTATCCCAGGCTTTGTCTGGGATCCTGAAGTTGTGGGGTTGGGGGACGTACTtactcattgttttgttttgttttcttaacttagAGCTGAAAGAATCCGGATCCCTGAACCGTGGATCACACCTCCAGATCTGCAAGAGAAAATCCACATTTTTGCACAAAAATGTCTGTTCTtgacagagagtctgaagcagttCACAGGTAATGCAAGCAGAGAGATCCAGTGGGGGAAATGGATTCATGCTCTGAACATCTGCATATTGCCTGAGGGGAAGATCGATATTCCAGCCAGCTGTGGGATGCAAACTGaatgtctccttttctccccttAGAAAAAATGCAGTCGGATATGGAGAAAATCCAAGGTAAATACGTACATTTACTGGGCTTTTGATGTTGAAGTTTCCTGGGAAGATGAacatctacttaaaaaaaattttgttttaatgtttgtttatttttgagagaatgagagacagagcacgagcaggggtgggcagagagagagggagacacagattccgaagcaggctccagtttctgacctgtcagcacagatccccacacggggcttgaactcacagaccagagatcatgacctgagcccaagtcggatgcttaaccgactgagccacccaggtgtcccatttaataatttttttttttttttttttaatttgagaaaaagaatgaacagaaactaTGCCAGTTGTACTTGATGTGAGCCGGTATTTAACAAACATTATAACTTCTGCCCGTGGGCACTGGTGCTGAccaggacggggggggggggggggggggggggggggtgtcacgcGGCGCCTGCAGGGCAATTGCAGGAACAGGGTTTCAGGAGTCAGGCCACCCAGGGCCCAGCTCTGGCGCTTAGGAAGGATTCCACACTgtagtttccttgtctgtaacgTGAGGAAAGTAGTTCTCACCTCACAAGGCTGTAGAACTAAGTTAGTTACCATTTCTAAAGCCTTTGGAATGGGGCCTGACACATGATAAAtcctgtatttttgtttattagatAAAGTGTTTTAGGTATTTAAGAGAAGCccctttaaatgtaaaattttctggTCACGAGCCACATTCAGTTAGGAGTTGAGTTTATCCTAAATGCTAAAGTTCCTAGGTGGTCTTGTGGGATCCGAAACCCTTAGATGGAAGTGAACCCTTTTCTTGTTTATTACAGCTTACAGATCCCCATAATCTCTGGTGGTTTCCTGTGTGACGTATGCTAAGACCTTGTTTGCATTTTATCTTTTCAGATACACACTCTTTTGGCATCTTAGCAACACTTAGGTAGGGGACACCCAATGTCTTCCACAAGCAGACAGATAGGGAGAAACTCTACCAGAGACTGGATGATCCCAGAAGTGGTCAGTTCAGTGGTCAGTGCAGACCAGACCTTCCTTGCTGTGGCTCTCCTGCCACTTAAAAGGCTCGTGAGAGCTCATTTGTGAACATGCTTTGTCCACTGGGAAGTGCCTTTCAAGTGAGTggtcctgttttcccagcacggTAGCGGCTGTCACGCAGCCCCTCGAGCAGAGGCGGCTTGTGGAAGCCAAGAATTCTGTACTGTGTGAACATGGAACCGAGTTTCCGCCTGCAGAGCCAGCTGGCCCACTTTGGGGTGGGgtccttgatcttggctcagttTGGCCCCATTTGCTACCAGCCTCAGGCACATGGTTATCCTTCCCACCCACAGTTCCCAGCCCCCCTTCCCCTCGGATTCTTGCTTGAACGATGGAGTCACGTGCCATGTAGAGAACTCTATGCATGATGGCAGCAGGGATTCTGGGCTGTGTAATGAGGCCACGGCTTCATGGTGATGGTGACCAGAGCCCCTTCTGTTAGGCATTTCTTGGAAATACTCACATGATGTCCATAACTtcttctctcttgttctttcaGAATTGAGAGAGGCTCAGTTATACTCAGGTAGGTGATGGAGACAAAACTGTATGGAAACGGGTAAAAACCCTAAAGCCCAAACTACTGTCGTGAATGATTTGAGAAACTGCCTAAATTTGGGCTCTTCAGGTTATGTGTGTAAAAGTGATAAACACAACCAGATAAAAACCATTGTCTCTATGTGTTTGCAACGTGTTTGCTTCCTAAAATGCCCCAAAGCTGAAGCCAGTGGAGGAAGTGGAGGCCAGGAGCTTGAGAagcctctcccccttcccactgTGCCCTGTGGCTCTGCGGCCCAGCCTCACTTAGTGAGCTCGGCTTTTGTTCTCAGCTGGGGGTCCAGGAATGTCGGGTCCTCCCATCTCTGGGCGGGAACTGAACGAAGCCCCCTCCCCATGACCGTCACTGTCACCCAAGGGTCAGGGGACTGGGTCCCAAGGACCCAGAGGCACTACATCATGGGTGTGTGCTGTCTGCAGTCAtgtgcaccccccgcccccctcaggAAGACAGGTGCTCTGAGCACAGCAGGTCTACGTTCGTTGGTGTTGGCCACTGTGATCCATATTCCACTGTTTCAGCAGGTGCTAAGCGCATGCCTTGTGTGTGTCCTGCCCTGTCTGACACCGCGCAGGGTGCTGTAGAGGGAACAAAGGAGCAGGAGACACTGTTCTGCCCTGGAGTTTAGTGTCTGCTGGGAGGTTCAAGGCACACCCACGGCATGGCAGACAGATGACTGTGCACAGATTGTTGAACCACGAACCCAGTGTGGGCCCAGGTCACCTCCCCGGTTGCCCATCATGAAGCTTTCATGGGAGTCCTTCAGCCTGCCTGGGCTGTGGTTTGGAGTTTTCCTCCCGAACAGGATTTGACAGGCATGTGAGAGCCCCTGGCAGTTCAAAGCGGGAAGTCCCCACACGTTGGCAAGGTGCACCCAGGGATGTGGCTTGGGCGATAAATCATGTCGGGCctaagggagggagagggtgatgGCACGGCTGGCTAACAACAACTTTTTGATGAAGATGTGGGTCTTGCACCGGACGTTAAAAAGAGATGACTGGGGTTTTTTTGCACGGTTGAGTAAGGATACAAAAGAGTGATTTGAAAGGCGGGCAAATTGGTAACAGGATTGCAGTCCCTTATTCACATACCTCGGATCCCAAAAGCTGTCTGGGAGATTCAGCCGATAATGGGTAATGTGGCTTAAGATgtagaagaaagagaatggaggTAAGACCTCGGCACTTTCGACATATCTGGGCTTGGAAAGGTGATGAGCTAATGCAGAGTCATTTGGGGGATGTTGAGTCCGGGACGAATTTGAGGTGAAGGCAGCCTGCAGGGGGCGCTCGTCTTCTCcccttggggaggtgggggagaggccagGAGCCCTCCAGGCGCTCTGCGGGCCCTTGGCTCACCTGCCCCTCGCCTCCCCTCTGTCTGTGCAGTGGACGTGACTCTGGACCCGGACACGGCCTACCCCAGCCTCATCCTCTCCGATAACCTCCGGCAAGTGCGGTACAGCTACCTGCAACAGGACCTACCTGACAACCCCGAGCGCTTCAATCTGTTCCCCTGTGTCTTGGGCTCTCCGTGCTTCATCGCTGGGAGGCACTactgggaggtggaggtgggagacAAAGCCAAGTGGACCATCGGCGTCTGTGAAGACTCGGTGTGCAGAAAAGGCGGCGTGACCTCGGCCCCCCAGAATGGATTCTGGGCCGTGTCCTTGTGGTACGGGAAAGAGTACTGGGCTCTCACCTCCCCAATGACTGCCCTCCCCCTACGGACCCCTCTCCAGCGGGTGGGGGTTTTCTTGGACTATGACGCTGGCGAGGTGTCTTTCTACAACGTGACTGAGCGGTGTCACACTTTCACTTTCTCTCATGCCACCTTCTGCGGGCCCGTGCGGCCCTACTTCAGCCTGAGCTACTCGGGGGGGAAGAGTGCGGCCCCACTCATCATCTGCCCCATGAGCGGCATCGATGGGTTTTCCGGCCATGTTGGCGACCATATTCATTCCATGGAGACTTCCCCTTGAGGAGGTGAACTCAGGCCACCGGGGCTGGCGGCCGTGATCCCACCCCGGGCGGCAGGCGGCTTGCTGCCTCGCCGCTCCTGTTGTCTCAGCCGGGCGCCCTTAGGCTCCCCAGGTCCTGCAGCGGGACGCGGGGTGTCCACGTTCtccaccctctcccccttcccgTGCAAATTGTGAGATGTAATGACACGTGCCAGAGTGCCCAGAAACAAAAACCGGATGTCCACCTCCGTTCAGCCCGTCCCGGAGGGGAGAGAGTGTGGACGGCCCTTGGAGAGCCGCTGGGGACACTTCACCGGGGCTCCGCCCGGCACCCTCTGTTTTGGCCCCACAAAGTGGTCACGGATATTTGCTGTTTTCTGGGCTGAGGCTCCTTTTTAAGAACCTGGAGAGGAACCACAGGGCCCTGCCAGCATGGCTCCCTCGATCCCGGGTTCTCCTTGGGGAGTCGTACCTCTACCCCGTTCCCATTCTGCCGTAGTTTTATTAACTCCATTAAAGAGGCCTCTGTGTTTTGATTAGTTACAGTTATTTTACAGTAACGGTGGGAAATGGCGCCACCTCTGTTATGAGATAATGTTCTAATCAATGTGCTCTTTGCCTCTGTCTGTTCCGAGGGCTTTGTCTGCTCCCTCCATTCTGACCGGTGCACATCATCCAGGATA
Protein-coding sequences here:
- the TRIM27 gene encoding zinc finger protein RFP isoform X1 is translated as MASGSVAECLQQETSCPVCLQYFAEPMMLDCGHNICCACLTRCWGAAETDVSCPQCRETFPQRHMRPNRHLANVTQLVKQLRTERPSGPGGEMGACEKHREPLKLYCEEDQMPICVVCDRSREHRGHSVLPLEEAVEGFKEQIQNQLDHLKRVKDLKKRRRAQGEQARAELLCPCLSPAQSLTQMEREKIVWEFEQLYHSLKEHEYRLLARLEELDLAIYNSINGAITQFSCNISHLSGLIAQLEEKQQQPTRELLQDIGDTLSRAERIRIPEPWITPPDLQEKIHIFAQKCLFLTESLKQFTEKMQSDMEKIQELREAQLYSVDVTLDPDTAYPSLILSDNLRQVRYSYLQQDLPDNPERFNLFPCVLGSPCFIAGRHYWEVEVGDKAKWTIGVCEDSVCRKGGVTSAPQNGFWAVSLWYGKEYWALTSPMTALPLRTPLQRVGVFLDYDAGEVSFYNVTERCHTFTFSHATFCGPVRPYFSLSYSGGKSAAPLIICPMSGIDGFSGHVGDHIHSMETSP
- the TRIM27 gene encoding zinc finger protein RFP isoform X2, yielding MASGSVAECLQQETSCPVCLQYFAEPMMLDCGHNICCACLTRCWGAAETDVSCPQCRETFPQRHMRPNRHLANVTQLVKQLRTERPSGPGGEMGACEKHREPLKLYCEEDQMPICVVCDRSREHRGHSVLPLEEAVEGFKEQIQNQLDHLKRVKDLKKRRRAQGEQARAELLSLTQMEREKIVWEFEQLYHSLKEHEYRLLARLEELDLAIYNSINGAITQFSCNISHLSGLIAQLEEKQQQPTRELLQDIGDTLSRAERIRIPEPWITPPDLQEKIHIFAQKCLFLTESLKQFTEKMQSDMEKIQELREAQLYSVDVTLDPDTAYPSLILSDNLRQVRYSYLQQDLPDNPERFNLFPCVLGSPCFIAGRHYWEVEVGDKAKWTIGVCEDSVCRKGGVTSAPQNGFWAVSLWYGKEYWALTSPMTALPLRTPLQRVGVFLDYDAGEVSFYNVTERCHTFTFSHATFCGPVRPYFSLSYSGGKSAAPLIICPMSGIDGFSGHVGDHIHSMETSP